The segment TCCTTCGCCTCAGCCGCATCCAGCTTCACGGTACCGGCGCTGTGGCAGATCTGGAGGATCCGCTCCGGCCTGTTGAGGGAGATCTTCTCCGCAACCCTGCATTTGCAGGTATTCCTGGTGAGGAGACGGTCAAAGCAGGCATTTCCCGTGTCCAGAACCAGCTCACAGCCTGTAGAATACATATCACTTAAAAGCTCCACATTCTTTTCCTCATAGAGCTTCATGTCAAGCTCCAGAACGGCATCCACCGACAGTTCCCTCATCTCTCCGTCCCGGTCCGGCTTCATCTCTATTTCCTGGTGGAGCAGTCTTACAGACACAAAGGGGATCATCTGCTCTGACGCCTCCGGAAGTTCCACCTCGCCGGAAAAGGGAATACTCTCCTCCACCCACTGAACCGGAGTATTCTCCCCCTCCCCTCCATAAATCACAAAGATCATAAGCTCTCCGTCCAGATGCATACTCCCCTCACCGGAGCGGCAGGCCGTTCCCCTAAGCTTCATCTCCCGCCACAGAATCGTTTCCATGTTGGGCTTATTGGCAGAAAGAGACAGCTCCTCCCGTATCCGGTATGTATCTTTCCTCCTGACCGCGATGGCAGCCACATCGATATTTCTCCTGCACAGCTCCACCTGCCCGTCATCTGTCTGGACATCCACAGCGGCCTCCGCATCGTAAAGGCTTTCCACCCGCACTTCCAGCACGACTACCGCCTTGATGTTCAGCTTTCTGGAGTTAATCATCCCCGTGCTCAGATCCTCCAGGTTCCAGGAAACCTGTGTGTAATCCCTCTCCTCCAAATCCGGCACATTGACCGTCTCCTCAAACGGGATCTCCCCCTTAAGCGCCTGCAGTCCCCCCGACTCCCTCCGGTAGAGCACACAGAACATCAGCTTCCCCCTTATCAGCACCTTATCCCCCTGTATCTTTGAAGATTCTATCTGAATGTCCCCGCTTCCAAGAAGCACAGACGACACATCATCCATCGTATCAGGCACAATAAAGTCGTCATCCAGTGTAATCTGCGAAACGGCTGTCCCCTTCTGCCGGTTCATATGAATATTATTCTTAACCAATTCCATCATCTCTGCCACCACGCCTTTCCTTCACAACTGCTTTGTGAAAGTCTATGCACAGAAAATGCGGGATATGCCCTCTTTCCAGAGCATATCCCGCATCTTTCCATTCTTCCTCCGCTCTCTCCCTTTCTTCCACTACCTTCCCAAAGGGAAACCCTGGAAGATTTACCGTGACTTCGCTGGAACTGTAAATCTTCCTCCACTCTCCCCACAGGGAAACCTGGAAGATTTACCGTGACTTCGCTGGAACTGTAAATCTTCCTCCACTCTTCCCAGGGAAACCCTGGAAGATTTACTGTGACTTCGCTGGAACTGTAAATCTTCCTCCACTCTCCCCACAGGGAAACCTGGAAGATTTACCGTGACTTCGCTGGAACTGTAAATCTTCCTCCACTCTTCCCAGGGAAACCCTGGAAGATTTACTGTGACTTCGCTGGAACTGTAAATCTTCCAGGGTTTCCCACTTTAATACTCCTCCAGAAAATGATGCCTCTCCCCGCCCTTCACATACCCGATGCAGGCGTCCAGGTTCACGTTCTCGACACTCTTAAAAATATTCGTCTCAATATGAGGATTGATGGTCCTGAACTTT is part of the Clostridium sp. M62/1 genome and harbors:
- a CDS encoding DUF3794 and LysM peptidoglycan-binding domain-containing protein, yielding MMELVKNNIHMNRQKGTAVSQITLDDDFIVPDTMDDVSSVLLGSGDIQIESSKIQGDKVLIRGKLMFCVLYRRESGGLQALKGEIPFEETVNVPDLEERDYTQVSWNLEDLSTGMINSRKLNIKAVVVLEVRVESLYDAEAAVDVQTDDGQVELCRRNIDVAAIAVRRKDTYRIREELSLSANKPNMETILWREMKLRGTACRSGEGSMHLDGELMIFVIYGGEGENTPVQWVEESIPFSGEVELPEASEQMIPFVSVRLLHQEIEMKPDRDGEMRELSVDAVLELDMKLYEEKNVELLSDMYSTGCELVLDTGNACFDRLLTRNTCKCRVAEKISLNRPERILQICHSAGTVKLDAAEAKEDGLHMEGVLEVGLLYLTDDDGEPVGYTTELVPFHCVAEAKGMNEESVYQLNLGLEQLTAVMLGSESVEVKAVITADLLVLQPVCEQVITGVRVEPLDMKKLQEMPGIVGYIVQPGDTLWKIAKKFHTTVDHVAEANGLAQNDVKPGERLVLVKEIAQ